A genomic segment from Paralichthys olivaceus isolate ysfri-2021 chromosome 22, ASM2471397v2, whole genome shotgun sequence encodes:
- the dctn1a gene encoding dynactin subunit 1 isoform X12 has protein sequence MSSAGIVESGKPPKIGSTVEVTGKGQRGTVAYIGATLFASGKWVGVILDEPKGKNDGTVQGKRYFTCEENHGIFVRQSQLQVVEEGSSATSPDTPEFALAKILRQKEIPETPKTSKQTPMNVKKWSTPRLTPATSLPSLLVRSTGRPSLPLTTSRESLSSSLSGDVSEVGLTSHQGALGAPIVPQPSGSPAPVAAPVPATPSKEEESLRGQVKDLEEKLETLKMKRTEDKAKLKELEKHKIQLEQLQEWKIKMQEQQTDLQKQLKEVKKEARDAQESKDRYMEEMSDTADAIEMATLDKEMAEERAESLQVEVDSLKEKVDELSMDLEILRHEISEKGSDGAASSYHVKQLEEQNSRLKEALVRMRDLSASEKQEHVKLQKQMEKKNTELDTLRTQKEKLQEEVKLAEATIDELKEQVDAALGSEEMVETLTERNLDLEEKVRELRETVTDLEAINEMNDELQENARETEMELREQLDMGGAKVREAEKRVEAAQETVADYQQTISKYRDLTTRLQDANRDLISQQNANAEQVQQPPAELFDFKIKFAETKAYAKAIEMELRKMEVAQLNRQVSLLTSFMPDSFLRHGGDHDCILVLLLIPRLICKAELLSKQAQEKFDLNGNLVPGAGLRGPPGEQRSFASGLVYSLCLLQATLHKYEQALNTCNIEVFKRMGTLYSEMNFHERSLDYFIDLLHKDQLDETVQVEPLTKAIKYYQQLYSVHLADHTEDCTVQLADHIKFIQTALDSMGVEVARLRAFLAAGQESSGLAVLLKDLDTSCSDIRQFCKKIRRRMPGTDVVGVPAALNFGPEVSETLTECRRQLTRAVAVLQEVAAAGAQMVAPLAEQEGLNALKLEDIACNVVDQVYGSHGLSGPECLRQSCSSVIATMNKMATAMQEGEYDADKPQGKTPPVETRAATVRAEMTDAEGLGVKLEDRDTVIKEVKKSLKIKGEELSEANVRLSLLEKKLDTSTKDADERVEKIQTKLSENLALLKKKEKEFEETMDALQADIDQLEAEKAELKQRINNQSKMTIEGLRAPSASGIASIVQGSAGAGLPPSMAGPVQVVDSPLLRQQVEAQRLGIKHLKNENNRLKAEKMRAQLASLPPLCPPKLPQVSKESSMPPGGLNTGIYRRTDQLLATLLKLSAEFKVVDITGKTTVSASSQLLEQTARLQNLSDALDKLKGEVAEHVVTHQRGAKASSDFATFPVSSFVKAKEEKQGNTVLVGRVSIPCIRGHEQVHRLVLSQQQLQQVHSLLMV, from the exons ATGAGCAGTGCAGGAATAGTGGAGAGTGGTAAACCTCCAAAG ATTGGCTCTACAGTAGAGGTGACAGGGAAGGGTCAGCGCGGCACTGTCGCCTACATCGGCGCCACCCTCTTTGCCTCTGGGAAATGGGTGGGTGTTATACTTGATGAGCCAAAAGGCAAGAATGATGGCACCGTGCAGGGGAAACGCTACTTCACCTGTGAGGAAAATCATGGGATATTTGTCAGACAGTCGCAG CTTCAGGTGGTGGAAGAGGGCTCCAGTGCCACCTCACCAGATACTCCTGAGTTTGCTCTTGCCAAGATTCTCAGACAAAAAG AAATTCCAGAGACTCCAAAAACATCCAAACAG ACACCAATGAATGTTAAGAAG TGGAGCACGCCACGTCTCACACCTGCCacatccctcccctccctcttgGTGCGTTCCACCGGCCGCCCCAGCCTGCCACTGACG ACATCTCGTGAGAGCCTGTCGTCCTCGCTGTCTGGTGATGTCAGTGAAGTTGGACTGACCTCCCATCAGGGTGCACTGGGAGCTCCCATCGTGCCTCAGCCCAGCGGGTCACCTGCGCCAGTCGCAGCCCCAGTCCCTGCTACTCCGAGCAAG GAGGAGGAATCACTGCGAGGTCAGGTCAAAGAcctggaggagaagctggagacgctgaagatgaagaggacagaggacaagGCCAAACTGAAGGAGCTTGAAAAACACAAGATCCAGCTGGAGCAGCTTCAGGAATGGAAGATAAAAATGCAGGAGCAGCAGACTGACCTCCAGAAACAGCTTAAAGAAGTCAAGAag GAAGCCCGCGATGCACAGGAATCCAAGGACCGCTACATGGAGGAGATGTCAGACACGGCCGACGCCATTGAGATGGCAACACTGGACAAAGAAATGGCGGAGGAGCGAGCGGAGTCATTGCAAGTGGAGGTGGACAGTCTGAAAGAGAAAGTAGATGAGCTCTCCATGGACCTGGAGATTCTTAGACATGAGATTTCAGAGAAAG GCTCAGATGGAGCTGCCTCAAGTTACCATGTCAAGCAGCTGGAGGAACAGAACAGCAGACTGAAGGAGGCTCTAGTCAG GATGCGTGACCTGTCTGCCTCAGAGAAACAGGAAcatgtgaagctgcagaagcagatggagaagaagaacacTGAGCTGGACACTCTGAGGACTCAGAAGGAAAAACTGCAGGAAGAAGTCAAGCTGGCAGAGGCCACTATTGATGAACTGAAGGAGCAG GTGGATGCTGCTCTGGGCTCAGAGGAGATGGTTGAGACGCTGACAGAGAGGAACCTTGACTTGGAGGAGAAAGTCAGAGAGCTGAGAGAAACAGTCACTGATCTG GAGGCGATCAACGAGATGAATGATGAGCTCCAGGAGAATGCAAGGGAGACTGAAATGGAGCTGAGAGAGCAGCTCGACATGGGTGGTGCAAAGGTCAGAGAAGCTGAAAAACGAGTGGAGGCTGCTCAGGAGACTGTGGCTGATTACCAGCAGACCATCAGCAAATATAGGGATCTCACTACCAGGTTGCAG GATGCCAATCGGGACCTGATCAGCCAGCAGAATGCCAATGCTGAGCAAGTTCAACAGCCGCCCGCAGAACTGTTTGACTTCAAGATCAAGTTTGCAGAGACCAAGGCCTATGCCAAG GCCATTGAGATGGAGCTGAGGAAAATGGAAGTGGCTCAATTAAACAGACAGGTGTCCCTCCTTACCTCCTTCATGCCAGACTCCTTTCTCCGTCATGGTGGAGATCATGACTGTATTCTGGTCCTTCTTCTCATCCCCAGGCTCATCTGCAAG GCTGAGCTCCTCAGTAAACAAGCCCAGGAGAAGTTTGACTTGAACGGGAACCTGGTGCCGGGGGCAGGGCTCAGAGGACCTCCAGGAGAACAGCGCAGCTTTGCCTCAGGACTGGTGTACTCCCTGTGCTTGCTGCAGGCCACCCTGCACAAATATGAACA GGCTCTGAACACCTGCAACATAGAGGTTTTTAAGCGCATGGGTACACTTTACTCTGAAATGAATTTCCATGAGCGCTCCCTGGATTATTTCATTGACCTGCTGCATAAAGACCAATTGGATGAGACTGTTCAGGTGGAGCCCCTGACCAAGGCCATCAAGTACTACCag caaCTGTACAGTGTCCATCTGGCAGATCACACTGAGGACTGCACAGTGCAGCTGGCTGACCACATCAAG TTTATCCAGACCGCATTGGACTCCATGGGAGTGGAGGTGGCTCGTCTGCGGGCGTTCCTGGCTGCAGGTCAGGAAAGCTCTGGCCTTGCTGTGCTTCTGAAGGACCTGGACACTTCGTGTTCGGATATCAGACAATTCTGTAAGAAGATCCGCCGTCGCATGCCTGGAACAGATGTGGTTGGAGTACCTGCTGCTCTCAATTTTGGACCAGAG GTGTCAGAGACGCTGACAGAGTGTAGGCGCCAGCTGACCCGTGCGGTGGCCGTGCTGCAGGAGGTGGCTGCAGCTGGGGCTCAGATGGTTGCTCCGCTGGCAGAACAAGAGGGTCTCAACGCTCTCAAGCTGGAGGATATTGCCTGCAACGTTGTGGATCAG GTGTATGGCTCCCATGGCCTGAGTGGCCCAGAGTGTCTGCGtcaatcctgcagctctgtcatTGCTACCATGAACAAGATGGCTACAGCCATGCAGGAAGGAGAGTATGATGCTGACAAACCTCAGGGCAAG ACTCCTCCTGTGGAAACGAGAGCTGCCACCGTCAGGGCTGAGATGACTGATGCTGAGGGTCTAGGTGTTAAACtagaagacagagacacagtcatCAAGGAGGTCAAGAAGTCTCTTAAGATCAAG GGTGAGGAGCTGAGTGAGGCCAACGTCCGCCTGAGCCTGCTAGAGAAAAAGCTGGACACCTCCACCAAAGATGCAGATGAACGGGTGGAGAAGATCCAGACCAAACTCAGCGAGAATCTCGCCCTgctgaagaagaaagagaa GGAGTTTGAGGAGACAATGGATGCTCTGCAGGCTGATATCGACCAGCTGGAGGCAGAGAAGGCAGAGCTGAAACAACGCATCAATAACCAATCAAAGATGACCATCGAAGGCCTAAGAGCCCCGTCTGCCTCTGGTATAGCCTCCATTGTTCAAGGATCTGCAGGAG CAGGGCTGCCTCCATCCATGGCGGGGCCAGTGCAGGTGGTGGACTCTCCCCTCCTCCGGCAGCAGGTCGAGGCTCAGAGACTGGGCATCAAACACCTcaagaatgaaaacaacagactCAAG GCTGAGAAGATGAGAGCCCAGCTGGCCTCCCTGCCTCCACTCTGCCCCCCCAAACTGCCACAAGTGTCCAAAGAAAGCTCCATGCCTCCAGGGGGACTGAACACAGGCATCTATCGCAGGACTGACCAACTGCTGGCGACACTGCTCAAGCTGAGTGCAGAGTTTAAAGTGGTGGACATCACTGGGAAGACAACAG TTAGTGCCAGTTCCCAGCTGCTGGAGCAGACGGCTCGACTGCAGAACCTCAGTGATGCTCTGGACAAACTCAAG GGAGAAGTAGCTGAACATGTGGTCACGCATCAGCGTGGAGCCAAGGCTTCCTCTGACTTCGCCACATTCCCAGTGTCGTCCTTTGTTAAG GCCAAGGAAGAAAAGCAGGGGAATACGGTGCTTGTGGGTCGTGTTTCCATTCCATGCATCCGCGGACACGAACAAGTCCACCGCCTCGTCCTATCCCAGCAGCAGCTACAGCAAGTACACAGCCTCCTGATGGTGTAG
- the dctn1a gene encoding dynactin subunit 1 isoform X24 yields the protein MSSAGIVESGKPPKIGSTVEVTGKGQRGTVAYIGATLFASGKWVGVILDEPKGKNDGTVQGKRYFTCEENHGIFVRQSQLQVVEEGSSATSPDTPEFALAKILRQKEIPETPKTSKQTSRESLSSSLSGDVSEVGLTSHQGALGAPIVPQPSGSPAPVAAPVPATPSKEEESLRGQVKDLEEKLETLKMKRTEDKAKLKELEKHKIQLEQLQEWKIKMQEQQTDLQKQLKEVKKEARDAQESKDRYMEEMSDTADAIEMATLDKEMAEERAESLQVEVDSLKEKVDELSMDLEILRHEISEKGSDGAASSYHVKQLEEQNSRLKEALVRMRDLSASEKQEHVKLQKQMEKKNTELDTLRTQKEKLQEEVKLAEATIDELKEQVDAALGSEEMVETLTERNLDLEEKVRELRETVTDLEAINEMNDELQENARETEMELREQLDMGGAKVREAEKRVEAAQETVADYQQTISKYRDLTTRLQDANRDLISQQNANAEQVQQPPAELFDFKIKFAETKAYAKAIEMELRKMEVAQLNRQVSLLTSFMPDSFLRHGGDHDCILVLLLIPRLICKAELLSKQAQEKFDLNGNLVPGAGLRGPPGEQRSFASGLVYSLCLLQATLHKYEQALNTCNIEVFKRMGTLYSEMNFHERSLDYFIDLLHKDQLDETVQVEPLTKAIKYYQQLYSVHLADHTEDCTVQLADHIKFIQTALDSMGVEVARLRAFLAAGQESSGLAVLLKDLDTSCSDIRQFCKKIRRRMPGTDVVGVPAALNFGPEVSETLTECRRQLTRAVAVLQEVAAAGAQMVAPLAEQEGLNALKLEDIACNVVDQVYGSHGLSGPECLRQSCSSVIATMNKMATAMQEGEYDADKPQGKTPPVETRAATVRAEMTDAEGLGVKLEDRDTVIKEVKKSLKIKGEELSEANVRLSLLEKKLDTSTKDADERVEKIQTKLSENLALLKKKEKEFEETMDALQADIDQLEAEKAELKQRINNQSKMTIEGLRAPSASGIASIVQGSAGAGLPPSMAGPVQVVDSPLLRQQVEAQRLGIKHLKNENNRLKAEKMRAQLASLPPLCPPKLPQVSKESSMPPGGLNTGIYRRTDQLLATLLKLSAEFKVVDITGKTTVSASSQLLEQTARLQNLSDALDKLKGEVAEHVVTHQRGAKASSDFATFPVSSFVKAKEEKQGNTVLVGRVSIPCIRGHEQVHRLVLSQQQLQQVHSLLMV from the exons ATGAGCAGTGCAGGAATAGTGGAGAGTGGTAAACCTCCAAAG ATTGGCTCTACAGTAGAGGTGACAGGGAAGGGTCAGCGCGGCACTGTCGCCTACATCGGCGCCACCCTCTTTGCCTCTGGGAAATGGGTGGGTGTTATACTTGATGAGCCAAAAGGCAAGAATGATGGCACCGTGCAGGGGAAACGCTACTTCACCTGTGAGGAAAATCATGGGATATTTGTCAGACAGTCGCAG CTTCAGGTGGTGGAAGAGGGCTCCAGTGCCACCTCACCAGATACTCCTGAGTTTGCTCTTGCCAAGATTCTCAGACAAAAAG AAATTCCAGAGACTCCAAAAACATCCAAACAG ACATCTCGTGAGAGCCTGTCGTCCTCGCTGTCTGGTGATGTCAGTGAAGTTGGACTGACCTCCCATCAGGGTGCACTGGGAGCTCCCATCGTGCCTCAGCCCAGCGGGTCACCTGCGCCAGTCGCAGCCCCAGTCCCTGCTACTCCGAGCAAG GAGGAGGAATCACTGCGAGGTCAGGTCAAAGAcctggaggagaagctggagacgctgaagatgaagaggacagaggacaagGCCAAACTGAAGGAGCTTGAAAAACACAAGATCCAGCTGGAGCAGCTTCAGGAATGGAAGATAAAAATGCAGGAGCAGCAGACTGACCTCCAGAAACAGCTTAAAGAAGTCAAGAag GAAGCCCGCGATGCACAGGAATCCAAGGACCGCTACATGGAGGAGATGTCAGACACGGCCGACGCCATTGAGATGGCAACACTGGACAAAGAAATGGCGGAGGAGCGAGCGGAGTCATTGCAAGTGGAGGTGGACAGTCTGAAAGAGAAAGTAGATGAGCTCTCCATGGACCTGGAGATTCTTAGACATGAGATTTCAGAGAAAG GCTCAGATGGAGCTGCCTCAAGTTACCATGTCAAGCAGCTGGAGGAACAGAACAGCAGACTGAAGGAGGCTCTAGTCAG GATGCGTGACCTGTCTGCCTCAGAGAAACAGGAAcatgtgaagctgcagaagcagatggagaagaagaacacTGAGCTGGACACTCTGAGGACTCAGAAGGAAAAACTGCAGGAAGAAGTCAAGCTGGCAGAGGCCACTATTGATGAACTGAAGGAGCAG GTGGATGCTGCTCTGGGCTCAGAGGAGATGGTTGAGACGCTGACAGAGAGGAACCTTGACTTGGAGGAGAAAGTCAGAGAGCTGAGAGAAACAGTCACTGATCTG GAGGCGATCAACGAGATGAATGATGAGCTCCAGGAGAATGCAAGGGAGACTGAAATGGAGCTGAGAGAGCAGCTCGACATGGGTGGTGCAAAGGTCAGAGAAGCTGAAAAACGAGTGGAGGCTGCTCAGGAGACTGTGGCTGATTACCAGCAGACCATCAGCAAATATAGGGATCTCACTACCAGGTTGCAG GATGCCAATCGGGACCTGATCAGCCAGCAGAATGCCAATGCTGAGCAAGTTCAACAGCCGCCCGCAGAACTGTTTGACTTCAAGATCAAGTTTGCAGAGACCAAGGCCTATGCCAAG GCCATTGAGATGGAGCTGAGGAAAATGGAAGTGGCTCAATTAAACAGACAGGTGTCCCTCCTTACCTCCTTCATGCCAGACTCCTTTCTCCGTCATGGTGGAGATCATGACTGTATTCTGGTCCTTCTTCTCATCCCCAGGCTCATCTGCAAG GCTGAGCTCCTCAGTAAACAAGCCCAGGAGAAGTTTGACTTGAACGGGAACCTGGTGCCGGGGGCAGGGCTCAGAGGACCTCCAGGAGAACAGCGCAGCTTTGCCTCAGGACTGGTGTACTCCCTGTGCTTGCTGCAGGCCACCCTGCACAAATATGAACA GGCTCTGAACACCTGCAACATAGAGGTTTTTAAGCGCATGGGTACACTTTACTCTGAAATGAATTTCCATGAGCGCTCCCTGGATTATTTCATTGACCTGCTGCATAAAGACCAATTGGATGAGACTGTTCAGGTGGAGCCCCTGACCAAGGCCATCAAGTACTACCag caaCTGTACAGTGTCCATCTGGCAGATCACACTGAGGACTGCACAGTGCAGCTGGCTGACCACATCAAG TTTATCCAGACCGCATTGGACTCCATGGGAGTGGAGGTGGCTCGTCTGCGGGCGTTCCTGGCTGCAGGTCAGGAAAGCTCTGGCCTTGCTGTGCTTCTGAAGGACCTGGACACTTCGTGTTCGGATATCAGACAATTCTGTAAGAAGATCCGCCGTCGCATGCCTGGAACAGATGTGGTTGGAGTACCTGCTGCTCTCAATTTTGGACCAGAG GTGTCAGAGACGCTGACAGAGTGTAGGCGCCAGCTGACCCGTGCGGTGGCCGTGCTGCAGGAGGTGGCTGCAGCTGGGGCTCAGATGGTTGCTCCGCTGGCAGAACAAGAGGGTCTCAACGCTCTCAAGCTGGAGGATATTGCCTGCAACGTTGTGGATCAG GTGTATGGCTCCCATGGCCTGAGTGGCCCAGAGTGTCTGCGtcaatcctgcagctctgtcatTGCTACCATGAACAAGATGGCTACAGCCATGCAGGAAGGAGAGTATGATGCTGACAAACCTCAGGGCAAG ACTCCTCCTGTGGAAACGAGAGCTGCCACCGTCAGGGCTGAGATGACTGATGCTGAGGGTCTAGGTGTTAAACtagaagacagagacacagtcatCAAGGAGGTCAAGAAGTCTCTTAAGATCAAG GGTGAGGAGCTGAGTGAGGCCAACGTCCGCCTGAGCCTGCTAGAGAAAAAGCTGGACACCTCCACCAAAGATGCAGATGAACGGGTGGAGAAGATCCAGACCAAACTCAGCGAGAATCTCGCCCTgctgaagaagaaagagaa GGAGTTTGAGGAGACAATGGATGCTCTGCAGGCTGATATCGACCAGCTGGAGGCAGAGAAGGCAGAGCTGAAACAACGCATCAATAACCAATCAAAGATGACCATCGAAGGCCTAAGAGCCCCGTCTGCCTCTGGTATAGCCTCCATTGTTCAAGGATCTGCAGGAG CAGGGCTGCCTCCATCCATGGCGGGGCCAGTGCAGGTGGTGGACTCTCCCCTCCTCCGGCAGCAGGTCGAGGCTCAGAGACTGGGCATCAAACACCTcaagaatgaaaacaacagactCAAG GCTGAGAAGATGAGAGCCCAGCTGGCCTCCCTGCCTCCACTCTGCCCCCCCAAACTGCCACAAGTGTCCAAAGAAAGCTCCATGCCTCCAGGGGGACTGAACACAGGCATCTATCGCAGGACTGACCAACTGCTGGCGACACTGCTCAAGCTGAGTGCAGAGTTTAAAGTGGTGGACATCACTGGGAAGACAACAG TTAGTGCCAGTTCCCAGCTGCTGGAGCAGACGGCTCGACTGCAGAACCTCAGTGATGCTCTGGACAAACTCAAG GGAGAAGTAGCTGAACATGTGGTCACGCATCAGCGTGGAGCCAAGGCTTCCTCTGACTTCGCCACATTCCCAGTGTCGTCCTTTGTTAAG GCCAAGGAAGAAAAGCAGGGGAATACGGTGCTTGTGGGTCGTGTTTCCATTCCATGCATCCGCGGACACGAACAAGTCCACCGCCTCGTCCTATCCCAGCAGCAGCTACAGCAAGTACACAGCCTCCTGATGGTGTAG
- the dctn1a gene encoding dynactin subunit 1 isoform X20: protein MSSAGIVESGKPPKIGSTVEVTGKGQRGTVAYIGATLFASGKWVGVILDEPKGKNDGTVQGKRYFTCEENHGIFVRQSQLQVVEEGSSATSPDTPEFALAKILRQKEIPETPKTSKQTPMNVKKTSRESLSSSLSGDVSEVGLTSHQGALGAPIVPQPSGSPAPVAAPVPATPSKAEPPISKQEEESLRGQVKDLEEKLETLKMKRTEDKAKLKELEKHKIQLEQLQEWKIKMQEQQTDLQKQLKEVKKEARDAQESKDRYMEEMSDTADAIEMATLDKEMAEERAESLQVEVDSLKEKVDELSMDLEILRHEISEKGSDGAASSYHVKQLEEQNSRLKEALVRMRDLSASEKQEHVKLQKQMEKKNTELDTLRTQKEKLQEEVKLAEATIDELKEQVDAALGSEEMVETLTERNLDLEEKVRELRETVTDLEAINEMNDELQENARETEMELREQLDMGGAKVREAEKRVEAAQETVADYQQTISKYRDLTTRLQDANRDLISQQNANAEQVQQPPAELFDFKIKFAETKAYAKAIEMELRKMEVAQLNRQVSLLTSFMPDSFLRHGGDHDCILVLLLIPRLICKAELLSKQAQEKFDLNGNLVPGAGLRGPPGEQRSFASGLVYSLCLLQATLHKYEQALNTCNIEVFKRMGTLYSEMNFHERSLDYFIDLLHKDQLDETVQVEPLTKAIKYYQQLYSVHLADHTEDCTVQLADHIKFIQTALDSMGVEVARLRAFLAAGQESSGLAVLLKDLDTSCSDIRQFCKKIRRRMPGTDVVGVPAALNFGPEVSETLTECRRQLTRAVAVLQEVAAAGAQMVAPLAEQEGLNALKLEDIACNVVDQVYGSHGLSGPECLRQSCSSVIATMNKMATAMQEGEYDADKPQGKTPPVETRAATVRAEMTDAEGLGVKLEDRDTVIKEVKKSLKIKGEELSEANVRLSLLEKKLDTSTKDADERVEKIQTKLSENLALLKKKEKEFEETMDALQADIDQLEAEKAELKQRINNQSKMTIEGLRAPSASGIASIVQGSAGGLPPSMAGPVQVVDSPLLRQQVEAQRLGIKHLKNENNRLKAEKMRAQLASLPPLCPPKLPQVSKESSMPPGGLNTGIYRRTDQLLATLLKLSAEFKVVDITGKTTVSASSQLLEQTARLQNLSDALDKLKGEVAEHVVTHQRGAKASSDFATFPVSSFVKAKEEKQGNTVLVGRVSIPCIRGHEQVHRLVLSQQQLQQVHSLLMV from the exons ATGAGCAGTGCAGGAATAGTGGAGAGTGGTAAACCTCCAAAG ATTGGCTCTACAGTAGAGGTGACAGGGAAGGGTCAGCGCGGCACTGTCGCCTACATCGGCGCCACCCTCTTTGCCTCTGGGAAATGGGTGGGTGTTATACTTGATGAGCCAAAAGGCAAGAATGATGGCACCGTGCAGGGGAAACGCTACTTCACCTGTGAGGAAAATCATGGGATATTTGTCAGACAGTCGCAG CTTCAGGTGGTGGAAGAGGGCTCCAGTGCCACCTCACCAGATACTCCTGAGTTTGCTCTTGCCAAGATTCTCAGACAAAAAG AAATTCCAGAGACTCCAAAAACATCCAAACAG ACACCAATGAATGTTAAGAAG ACATCTCGTGAGAGCCTGTCGTCCTCGCTGTCTGGTGATGTCAGTGAAGTTGGACTGACCTCCCATCAGGGTGCACTGGGAGCTCCCATCGTGCCTCAGCCCAGCGGGTCACCTGCGCCAGTCGCAGCCCCAGTCCCTGCTACTCCGAGCAAG GCGGAACCTCCCATTTCCAAACAG GAGGAGGAATCACTGCGAGGTCAGGTCAAAGAcctggaggagaagctggagacgctgaagatgaagaggacagaggacaagGCCAAACTGAAGGAGCTTGAAAAACACAAGATCCAGCTGGAGCAGCTTCAGGAATGGAAGATAAAAATGCAGGAGCAGCAGACTGACCTCCAGAAACAGCTTAAAGAAGTCAAGAag GAAGCCCGCGATGCACAGGAATCCAAGGACCGCTACATGGAGGAGATGTCAGACACGGCCGACGCCATTGAGATGGCAACACTGGACAAAGAAATGGCGGAGGAGCGAGCGGAGTCATTGCAAGTGGAGGTGGACAGTCTGAAAGAGAAAGTAGATGAGCTCTCCATGGACCTGGAGATTCTTAGACATGAGATTTCAGAGAAAG GCTCAGATGGAGCTGCCTCAAGTTACCATGTCAAGCAGCTGGAGGAACAGAACAGCAGACTGAAGGAGGCTCTAGTCAG GATGCGTGACCTGTCTGCCTCAGAGAAACAGGAAcatgtgaagctgcagaagcagatggagaagaagaacacTGAGCTGGACACTCTGAGGACTCAGAAGGAAAAACTGCAGGAAGAAGTCAAGCTGGCAGAGGCCACTATTGATGAACTGAAGGAGCAG GTGGATGCTGCTCTGGGCTCAGAGGAGATGGTTGAGACGCTGACAGAGAGGAACCTTGACTTGGAGGAGAAAGTCAGAGAGCTGAGAGAAACAGTCACTGATCTG GAGGCGATCAACGAGATGAATGATGAGCTCCAGGAGAATGCAAGGGAGACTGAAATGGAGCTGAGAGAGCAGCTCGACATGGGTGGTGCAAAGGTCAGAGAAGCTGAAAAACGAGTGGAGGCTGCTCAGGAGACTGTGGCTGATTACCAGCAGACCATCAGCAAATATAGGGATCTCACTACCAGGTTGCAG GATGCCAATCGGGACCTGATCAGCCAGCAGAATGCCAATGCTGAGCAAGTTCAACAGCCGCCCGCAGAACTGTTTGACTTCAAGATCAAGTTTGCAGAGACCAAGGCCTATGCCAAG GCCATTGAGATGGAGCTGAGGAAAATGGAAGTGGCTCAATTAAACAGACAGGTGTCCCTCCTTACCTCCTTCATGCCAGACTCCTTTCTCCGTCATGGTGGAGATCATGACTGTATTCTGGTCCTTCTTCTCATCCCCAGGCTCATCTGCAAG GCTGAGCTCCTCAGTAAACAAGCCCAGGAGAAGTTTGACTTGAACGGGAACCTGGTGCCGGGGGCAGGGCTCAGAGGACCTCCAGGAGAACAGCGCAGCTTTGCCTCAGGACTGGTGTACTCCCTGTGCTTGCTGCAGGCCACCCTGCACAAATATGAACA GGCTCTGAACACCTGCAACATAGAGGTTTTTAAGCGCATGGGTACACTTTACTCTGAAATGAATTTCCATGAGCGCTCCCTGGATTATTTCATTGACCTGCTGCATAAAGACCAATTGGATGAGACTGTTCAGGTGGAGCCCCTGACCAAGGCCATCAAGTACTACCag caaCTGTACAGTGTCCATCTGGCAGATCACACTGAGGACTGCACAGTGCAGCTGGCTGACCACATCAAG TTTATCCAGACCGCATTGGACTCCATGGGAGTGGAGGTGGCTCGTCTGCGGGCGTTCCTGGCTGCAGGTCAGGAAAGCTCTGGCCTTGCTGTGCTTCTGAAGGACCTGGACACTTCGTGTTCGGATATCAGACAATTCTGTAAGAAGATCCGCCGTCGCATGCCTGGAACAGATGTGGTTGGAGTACCTGCTGCTCTCAATTTTGGACCAGAG GTGTCAGAGACGCTGACAGAGTGTAGGCGCCAGCTGACCCGTGCGGTGGCCGTGCTGCAGGAGGTGGCTGCAGCTGGGGCTCAGATGGTTGCTCCGCTGGCAGAACAAGAGGGTCTCAACGCTCTCAAGCTGGAGGATATTGCCTGCAACGTTGTGGATCAG GTGTATGGCTCCCATGGCCTGAGTGGCCCAGAGTGTCTGCGtcaatcctgcagctctgtcatTGCTACCATGAACAAGATGGCTACAGCCATGCAGGAAGGAGAGTATGATGCTGACAAACCTCAGGGCAAG ACTCCTCCTGTGGAAACGAGAGCTGCCACCGTCAGGGCTGAGATGACTGATGCTGAGGGTCTAGGTGTTAAACtagaagacagagacacagtcatCAAGGAGGTCAAGAAGTCTCTTAAGATCAAG GGTGAGGAGCTGAGTGAGGCCAACGTCCGCCTGAGCCTGCTAGAGAAAAAGCTGGACACCTCCACCAAAGATGCAGATGAACGGGTGGAGAAGATCCAGACCAAACTCAGCGAGAATCTCGCCCTgctgaagaagaaagagaa GGAGTTTGAGGAGACAATGGATGCTCTGCAGGCTGATATCGACCAGCTGGAGGCAGAGAAGGCAGAGCTGAAACAACGCATCAATAACCAATCAAAGATGACCATCGAAGGCCTAAGAGCCCCGTCTGCCTCTGGTATAGCCTCCATTGTTCAAGGATCTGCAGGAG GGCTGCCTCCATCCATGGCGGGGCCAGTGCAGGTGGTGGACTCTCCCCTCCTCCGGCAGCAGGTCGAGGCTCAGAGACTGGGCATCAAACACCTcaagaatgaaaacaacagactCAAG GCTGAGAAGATGAGAGCCCAGCTGGCCTCCCTGCCTCCACTCTGCCCCCCCAAACTGCCACAAGTGTCCAAAGAAAGCTCCATGCCTCCAGGGGGACTGAACACAGGCATCTATCGCAGGACTGACCAACTGCTGGCGACACTGCTCAAGCTGAGTGCAGAGTTTAAAGTGGTGGACATCACTGGGAAGACAACAG TTAGTGCCAGTTCCCAGCTGCTGGAGCAGACGGCTCGACTGCAGAACCTCAGTGATGCTCTGGACAAACTCAAG GGAGAAGTAGCTGAACATGTGGTCACGCATCAGCGTGGAGCCAAGGCTTCCTCTGACTTCGCCACATTCCCAGTGTCGTCCTTTGTTAAG GCCAAGGAAGAAAAGCAGGGGAATACGGTGCTTGTGGGTCGTGTTTCCATTCCATGCATCCGCGGACACGAACAAGTCCACCGCCTCGTCCTATCCCAGCAGCAGCTACAGCAAGTACACAGCCTCCTGATGGTGTAG